A genomic window from Silene latifolia isolate original U9 population chromosome Y, ASM4854445v1, whole genome shotgun sequence includes:
- the LOC141633142 gene encoding protein argonaute 5-like, which yields MSFRGGRGGGDGGRRGGYNGGRGSRRGPFGRDGERGGDGGRGGGRGGGGYRGPSVGVLTPAVWAEAENQPLEKELQQKLAVSTPALSSVTKPPPRPGFGRIGMKCVVRANHFLVQLSDRDFHHYDVSISPEISSKNLCREIMSKLLEQNPQYLGKRIPAYDGMKSLYTAGPLPFTSKEFVVELPRERKGGSNSESRKFEVSVKLASRVDVHHLKEFLSGRNTETPQDAIQVLDVVLRAAKSLKEYVIIGRSFFSEDLGKGNLADGIEFWRGYYQSIRPTQMGLSLYIDSSARPFFKPLCVTSFVMENVKLRDLSRPLNDAARLKVKKALRGITVETKHMGYRKCYKVIGISNEPANQIMFSLGNEESQLSVAQYFREKYKIQLKFPALPCIQVGSSKKPTYIPMELCMIVNGQKYPKKLNTDQVTALLKATCQRPGDREHNIITMVKDNKFGGNEMVNQEFGMQISEMCTSVDARILPPPMLKYHESGKERQVAPAVGQWNMIDKKMYNGATVDRWTCLNLSTSVNAEIMQLFCMDLISMCSSKGMAFKRNPFIPPIIAHVNQLERVLPDIDRQAKNQLQLLIIILPDYTGTYGTIKKICETELGIVSQCCKPNHVMRGQKQYLENVALKINVKAGGSNSVLLDAISRKIPRLTDCSTIIFGADVTHASPGEDCSASIAAVVASMDWPDVTKYKGIVSAQSHREEIIQDLYKEVDGKPSGMIRELLISFYRLTGQKPKRIIFYRDGVSEGQFAHVLLHEMDAIRKACATLENGYLPPVTFVVVQKRHHTRLFPVDNNLTDKSGNIIPGTVIDTKICHPSAFDFYLCSHAGIQGTSRPTHYHVLLDENKFTADLLQLLTNSLCYTYACCTRSVSVVPPAYYAHLAAFRARYYVEGMTMSESGSSSALDMTQSSQAHIAMLPKIKDNVKNVMFYC from the exons ATGTCGTTTCGCGGCGGACGTGGTGGTGGTGACGGTGGAAGACGCGGAGGTTACAACGGAGGCCGTGGCAGTCGACGTGGACCGTTCGGACGAGATGGAGAACGCGGTGGTGACGGTGGTCGTGGGGGAGGACGCGGTGGCGGAGGGTACCGAGGACCATCAGTTGGAGTACTCACACCAGCAGTATGGGCGGAGGCGGAAAATCAGCCGTTGGAGAAGGAGCTTCAACAGAAGTTAGCCGTGTCGACTCCGGCATTGTCTTCAGTAACTAAACCGCCGCCGAGACCCGGGTTCGGTCGGATAGGGATGAAGTGTGTTGTTAGGGCTAATCATTTTCTGGTTCAACTTTCTGATCGTGACTTCCATCATTACGAT GTATCTATATCTCCGGAAATATCTTCAAAGAACTTGTGCAGAGAGATAATGTCAAAACTGCTAGAACAAAATCCTCAGTATTTGGGGAAGCGCATACCAGCGTATGATGGCATGAAGAGTCTCTACACTGCTGGCCCTTTGCCTTTCACTTCTAAAGAATTTGTTGTTGAGCTGCCCAGGGAACGTAAAGGAGGTTCAAACAG TGAATCGAGGAAATTTGAGGTTTCTGTAAAGTTGGCTTCAAGAGTTGATGTCCACCATTTGAAGGAATTTCTCTCCGGGAGAAACACTGAAACACCACAAGATGCCATACAAGTTCTTGATGTTGTCTTGCGAGCTGCGAAGAGTTTGAAAGA GTATGTTATAATTGGAAGATCTTTCTTTTCTGAGGATTTGGGCAAAGGGAATCTGGCAGATGGTATTGAGTTCTGGAGGGGATACTATCAAAGTATCCGGCCTACTCAGATGGGACTATCTCTATACATTG ATTCATCTGCTCGGCCTTTCTTCAAACCATTATGTGTTACCTCATTCGTGATGGAGAATGTGAAGTTAAGAGATCTTTCCAGGCCACTTAATGATGCTGCTCGTTTGAAG GTGAAGAAGGCTTTAAGAGGCATAACTGTGGAAACAAAACACATGGGCTACAGGAAGTGCTATAAAGTGATCGGGATATCGAACGAACCAGCGAATCAAATTAT GTTTTCTCTCGGTAATGAAGAGAGCCAATTGTCTGTTGCTCAATATTTCCGAGAAAAGTACAAAATTCAGCTGAAATTCCCTGCTTTGCCATGTATTCAAGTGGGATCGTCCAAAAAGCCTACATACATCCCCATGGAG CTTTGCATGATTGTGAATGGGCAAAAGTACCCAAAAAAGTTGAATACGGATCAAGTGACAGCACTTCTGAAAGCGACATGCCAAAGACCGGGTGACCGGGAGCATAATATCATCACG ATGGTTAAAGATAATAAGTTTGGAGGAAATGAAATGGTTAATCAAGAGTTTGGGATGCAAATTTCTGAAATGTGCACATCCGTTGATGCCCGAATCTTGCCTCCACCAATG CTTAAGTACCATGAAAGTGGAAAGGAGCGACAAGTTGCACCGGCTGTGGGACAGTGGAATATGATTGATAAG AAAATGTACAATGGTGCTACTGTTGATAGATGGACATGCTTAAACCTGTCTACTAGTGTGAATGCCGAAATCATGCAGCTGTTTTGTATGGATTTAATTTCTATGTGTTCTAGCAAGGGAATG GCATTCAAAAGGAACCCCTTTATTCCTCCAATCATAGCTCATGTTAATCAGCTTGAGAGAGTCCTACCTGATATAGACAGGCAGGCTAAGAATCAGTTGCAGTTACTCATTATTATACTGCCAGATTATACTGGAACTTATG GAACTATAAAAAAGATTTGTGAAACTGAGCTTGGTATTGTCTCCCAGTGCTGTAAGCCTAACCATGTCATGAGAGGACAAAAGCAATACCTTGAAAATGTGGCTTTGAAAATCAATGTGAAG GCTGGAGGAAGCAACTCTGTTTTGCTTGATGCTATCTCAAGGAAAATTCCACGCTTGACGGACTGCTCAACAATAATTTTTGGAGCTGATGTTACACATGCCTCTCCTGGAGAAGATTGCAGTGCTTCAATTGCAGCA GTTGTTGCTTCCATGGACTGGCCAGATGTTACCAAATACAAGGGGATCGTCTCAGCTCAGAGTCACAGGGAAGAGATAATACAGGACCTTTACAAAGAAGTTGatgggaagccttctgggatgatcAG GGAACTTTTGATTTCTTTCTACAGGTTAACAGGGCAGAAGCCTAAAAGGATCATATTCTACAG AGATGGAGTGAGTGAAGGCCAGTTTGCACATGTTCTGCTTCATGAAATGGATGCTATAAGAAAG GCTTGTGCTACTTTGGAGAATGGCTACCTGCCTCCGGTCACATTCGTGGTGGTGCAGAAAAGGCATCATACTCGTCTTTTCCCTGTTGACAACAATCTAACTGACAAGAGTGGGAACATCATTCCGG GTACTGTAATTGACACGAAAATCTGCCATCCGTCTGCGTTTGACTTCTACCTGTGCAGTCATGCTGGTATTCAG GGAACGAGTAGGCCGACACACTACcatgtgctgcttgatgagaacaagtttacagcagatctgcttcagctcCTCACCAACAGTCTATGCTATAC TTATGCCTGCTGCACTCGATCAGTCTCAGTTG TTCCTCCGGCATACTATGCTCATCTGGCAGCATTCAGAGCTCGTTACTACGTGGAAGGGATGACAATGTCAGAAAGTGGATCGTCAAGTGCACTGGATATGACTCAGAGTAGCCAGGCACATATCGCAATGCTGCCCAAGATCAAGGACAATGTGAAGAATGTCATGTTTTACTGCTGA